The following proteins are encoded in a genomic region of Doryrhamphus excisus isolate RoL2022-K1 chromosome 6, RoL_Dexc_1.0, whole genome shotgun sequence:
- the spg11 gene encoding spatacsin isoform X2 has product MEDCSSIEVALIPENQHCREVADVLKAQLAPGEALLGSLELSGTLVVWDPANREVAPVTIDGCYQDFSWEEANGHHGVGGSLRLLAVGSCCTLAMLEVDTERIPFLSMHSVHECPAQHLQQAVSELDQCLCSLKVARVVSCISGRCCLLMNATWLLEITWSPTQKLPQTLTCCRLTPTEGATVAHCCVCDNTAFALSESGLVSVYNIRNGVLLATIDLPASLSPALMEEELVFPPFCLLEVSADLSTAVAITHTHLAVAIDLNDYFKRNPGHLLCEATTTHPLLRPQQPNDEDSLASSSCNLSTLGWSFNTDRSWGSRLTTMYNTVQQPPSSSSFSSACSAATTWSSSLSSRESHQPLPSAHCRVPPGGTAVTFAIPESSVPSLLSVSEFSAMLTFLSPGNMRTVGVLWDLQSRNARYHETDGQAVPVEVCGERHHTLLLKKAGMFQVLFSVSQQDLLTRLMLFGSAATVDAVCHLNSWGRCSIPIHSLKAGVKNRQLDTVDFYLKSKENLLTLSSSSLKERVQTLCPALDLLCTTIKESNSDAQSRQFSEQLLHITLNFVNAQIRYVLTHMHYEDEDVQSCVDVLNEYLAKLRTFMKKYPWPVGGDTLKNDASAEEEDEWELLPIEELVHLSVLTNDIPRAQAALRRRGDPEWRLSAIRAVGLRQVFSCLQRRDLQTAKVLLTNMGFNVKKELHQICIYTDDKDLREFVGEELSRQAYFSEDESQSVAFIKEVEHLFALPASRHPHVHSSSRVVEVFLREAGGGEVLDKVLAEKRFENEDAELWKNVRLDWVKNWNQSSRTAILLSRRQPSDFRMCDAGMLWRHMTTLHNQHGVVDWIKSSDDSSTSGWPQLSPEVVNNNMLCSFFLREDILDLLARRGMFIPDELADLELLLWRLAQGEGLMACSPPLPQHRSPHGLDLHSLVISWCLEHGLQYLLYAYLEHYRLTPRNCPLLAGGGSMQTQPWFDMLVKIQEISRDLTDPAKVFQASLTSAQVLLPGSPPSLSSLLLEGHSLLALATIMFAPGGIDQVVLQAERSTSSECSVDPQLMKMALTAYPKLRAALFPAGPRGPGPFSDISIYHLLQSLHPLDPCRLFGWQAANSLNSNETTELPHFSSPQLVDSFALVDNLDYLYYVQHGRPSFAFATFLLQELIGCDDVSLLLQQVLQNVHRLAVQSFNMASVVAAAVCFCELLGVSSLRLRVDVKVMNAILTHWTQHTTHCGYTQPLHTLVSKGIKLVEAEPGAAEELLGYLEAAVMDSLDEKTVSRSSWEAAQEWALPVQFCHLHALTLSSAYPAHCARDGQYMHFLLFVQLHHFPPSQVQSLLAQFGPALQDHLRLAFQNLHVFSQGSSEGQESPRELFQVLLRSQERPEPTRYLLHEALGQHCPTLAVLASCTKEVELLQCLCVWLLSSIDNVTAEEATSHLADMPQHPQWTLHDLSIIWRTLLGRGLVRPLLRGFQLFQRDCPLLAVLSMFELCCDFKNFSEAKVKLLDFQRTLVTLKSSNQAPPAGLPLQWLESQASTLLLIMLQRCSSQYHLHRLLLLLADVDKLLKTDGPDFRKLSQLSQLLQGSDVSVSPRLLQCNSSSVQQLEFQATVDDLQSRGFYSQARQVAMLADLPVHRLLLCQLLQEVQCQRSKRQWSRLETRVTFWKRCHQQLQAESANPESASQFLLSQAESLKSDPSAVPEAQSELLAARERCLLLGMAAHWLSQCNPPPADQLEILEKKLWISLVRQHALVAAMERESVFNLPSPAVTSDMNTYEVLMKEFSFSNISELNTDTLLSLEGLPGPAEEHLDVDPVLNPAEKNTLAVLVDGLLDKGSIHEASRVCRYFSLYHPDVWLVLRCRGLASGELSSETQDVPEGPPMRLLHTSPSLSSLSSFVMLPLPEDKLAAQLQKLVDQCSHGNNYCKQVLSLYQLSKELQCSFSHMTREDPRCVLEKLLLSEQPERFRNAQVFIKARSFSAEVVAELVASSLVHALLAATQELQPERQAFRPSEGREPLIQLITLCEDPNLVGMKVLEKLKSVPLRDLSCIVELLIVAHDCFSLTCNMEGIVRVLQAARHVSHAYLAPSEHYGLLVRLLTGMGRYNEMTYVFDLLHQNHRFEMLLRKKIDTDRGQSSSLKTALLDYIKRCLPADSEKHNMVALCFSMRREIGENHEMAARTQLKIIESQPWVVSPELKSSLLKVLALLKDAAESFSKDACVHQASRCVRTAKLVTLQLHFLNQGSDLRVVNLRPADMHHALMTLPRCYHVLVVSEAYNYSPDWVELVYNKVLLNGDFAYLEELKRHRPLTSSFFQDVFNKLEGAPSGVTVNVRRLLAYCDDVYVRYRLAYQRNLHDVTKTLLQDAMTSSYLNDKIS; this is encoded by the exons ATGGAGGACTGTTCCTCTATCGAGGTGGCGCTCATCCCGGAGAACCAGCACTGCCGGGAGGTGGCGGACGTACTCAAAGCTCAACTGGCGCCAGGTGAAGCTTTGCTCGGGAGCCTGGAGCTTAGTGGTACGCTGGTGGTGTGGGACCCGGCCAACAGGGAGGTTGCTCCGGTCACGATAGACGGCTGCTACCAGGA CTTCTCCTGGGAGGAGGCGAATGGCCACCATGGAGTGGGTGGATCCCTGCGTCTGCTGGCTGTCGGCTCTTGTTGCACACTGGCCATGCTGGAGGTGGACACAGAGAGAATACCATTCCTTTCCATGCACAGCGTCCATGAATGTCCTGCACAGCACCTCCAACAGGCTGTATCAGAGTTGGACCAGT GTTTGTGCAGCCTGAAGGTAGCGCGTGTGGTCTCGTGCATATCGGGCCGCTGTTGCCTGCTTATGAATGCCACCTGGCTACTGGAGATCACGTGGTCGCCCACACAGAAATTGCCGCAGACTCTGACCTGCTGCCGACTCACTCCAACGGAGGGCGCAACTGTGGCCCATTGCTGCGTATGTGACAACACAGCATTCGCCCTGAGCGAGAGTGGACTTGTCT CTGTGTATAATATCAGAAATGGCGTCCTTCTGGCCACCATCGACCTTCCCGCCTCCCTGAGCCCAGCCTTGATGGAGGAGGAGCTTGTCTTCCCTCCCTTTTGCCTCCTGGAGGTGTCGGCTGACCTGAGCACAGCCGTGGCCATCACTCACACTCACCTTGCCGTCGCCATTGACCTCAATGACTATTTCAA gAGGAACCCAGGCCACCTGCTGTGTGAGGCGACAACTACTCACCCTCTGCTCCGACCCCAGCAACCCAATGACGAGGACAGCTTGGCCAGCTCCAGCTGCAACCTTTCCACGCTGGGATGGAGCTTCAACACTGACCG CTCCTGGGGGTCTCGTCTGACCACCATGTACAACACAGTCCAGcagcctccttcctcctcctccttctcctctgcCTGCTCAGCAGCCACGACCTGGTCCTCCTCACTCTCCAGCCGGGAGTCCCACCAGCCTCTGCCCTCTGCCCATTGTAGAGTCCCCCCCGGCGGGACAGCTGTGACTTTTGCCATCCCAGAATCTTCCGTCCCATCCCTGCTCTCTGTCTCGGAGTTCTCTGCCATGTTAACCTTTCTCTCCCCCGGCAACATGCGCACTGTTGGCGTCTTGTGGGACTTGCAGTCCAGGAATGCAAGGTACCACGAGACAGACGGCCAAGCGGTACCAGTGGAAGTCTGTGGAGAGAGACATCATACTCTGCTCCTCAAGA AAGCGGGAATGTTCCAGGTCTTGTTCTCAGTTTCCCAGCAGGACTTGCTCACCAGGCTGATGTTGTTCGGCAGTGCGGCCACTGTAGACGCAGTTTGTCACCTGAATAGCTGGGGGCGCTGCTCCATCCCCATCCACTCACTGAAG GCGGGAGTGAAGAACCGTCAGCTGGACACGGTGGATTTCTACCTgaagagcaaagaaaacctcCTGACATTGAGCTCCTCCAGCCTGAAAGAAC GTGTCCAGACACTGTGTCCCGCTTTGGACCTGCTGTGTACCACCATCAAGGAATCAAACAGTGATGCTCAGAGCCGCCAGTTCTCAGAGCAGCTGCTCCACATCACACTCAACTTTGTCAACGCGCAGATACGCTATGTCCTCACTCACATGCACT atgaggatgaagatgtGCAGAGCTGCGTGGATGTCCTGAATGAATACCTCGCAAAACTTAGAACCTTCATGAAGAAATACCCTTGGCCTGTAGGGGGAGACACCCTCAAAAACGATGCATCTgctgaggaggaagacgagTGGGAGCTGCTGCCAATCGAG gaaTTGGTCCACCTGTCTGTCCTGACTAATGACATTCCTAGAGCACAAGCAGCTTTGAGGAGGCGAGGCGATCCAGAGTGGCGTCTATCGGCCATTAGGGCAGTTGGCCTGCGTCAGGTCTTCTCCTGCCTGCAGCGGCGAGACTTGCAGACCGCCAAAGTGCTCCTTACCAACATG GGATTCAACGTGAAGAAGGAGCTTCATCAGATCTGCATCTACACAGATGACAAGGACCTGCGGGAGTTTGTG GGGGAGGAGCTCTCCAGACAGGCCTACTTTTCTGAGGATGAGAGTCAAAGCGTTGCGTTCATCAAGGAGGTGGAGCATTTGTTTGCTCTTCCTGCTTCCCGCCACCCGCACGTCCACTCTTCCAGCAG GGTGGTGGAGGTGTTCCTCAGGGAGGCAGGAGGCGGAGAGGTTCTAGATAAGGTCTTGGCAGAGAAGAGGTTTGAGAATGAGGACGCAGAACTTTGGAAGAATGTGAGACTAGACTGGGTGAAGAACTGGAACCAGAGCAGCAGAACTGCCATCCTGCTGTCCAGACGCCAGCCCTCGG ATTTCCGCATGTGTGATGCCGGCATGTTATGGCGTCACATGACCACTCTCCACAACCAGCATGGCGTTGTTGACTGGATCAAGAGTAGTGATGACTCTAGCACCTCAGGGTGGCCGCAGTTAAGCCCAGAGGTGGTCAACAACAACATGTTATGCAGCTTCTTCCTGAGGGAGGACATCCTGGACCTACTGGCCAG GAGAGGAATGTTCATCCCTGATGAGCTCGCCGACTTAGAGCTGCTACTATGGCGGCTAGCTCAGGGGGAAGGACTGATGGCATGTTCTCCACCGCTCCCTCAGCACCGCTCTCCACATGGTCTGGACCTCCACTCTCTAGTCATTAGCTGGTGTCTGGAGCATGGTCTACAGTACCTCCTGTACGCCTACCTGGAGCACTACAG ATTGACTCCCAGGAACTGTCCTCTCCTTGCTGGTGGTGGCTCCATGCAGACTCAACCTTGGTTTGACATGCTGGTGAAGATCCAGGAGATCAGCAGAGATCTCACAG ACCCGGCAAAGGTTTTCCAGGCCAGTCTAACCAGTGCTCAGGTTCTGTTACCAGGCAGTCCACCATCCTTGAGCAGCCTTCTTCTGGAGGGTCACAGTCTGCTTGCCCTCGCCACCATTATGTTCGCCCCTGGCGGCATTGACCAA GTAGTACTTCAGGCCGAAAGGTCGACCAGCTCGGAGTGCTCGGTGGATCCTCAGCTGATGAAGATGGCACTGACAGCGTATCCCAAACTGAGAGCCGCCTTGTTCCCTGCAGGACCAAGAGGGCCCGGTCCATTCTCTGACATCTCCATCTACCATCTGCTGCAG TCGTTGCATCCACTGGACCCCTGTAGACTTTTCGGTTGGCAGGCGGCAAACTCCCTCAACTCCAACG AAACCACAGAGCTGCCTCACTTCTCCAGCCCACAGCTGGTGGACAGCTTTGCTCtggtggacaatttggactatTTGTATTATGTGCAACATGGCCGTCCCTCCTTCGCCTTCGCCACCTTCCTGCTCCAGGAGCTGATTGGCTGTGACGATGTCAGCCTACT tcTGCAGCAGGTTCTGCAGAATGTACACAGACTGGCTGTGCAGAGTTTCAACATGGCGTCTGTGGTGGCAGCTGCCGTCTGTTTCTGTGAGCTTCTGGGAGTCAGTAGCCTCCGGCTGAGAGTGGATGTCAAGGTCATGAATGCCATCTTGACACACTGGACACAACACACCACACACTGTGGCTACACACAGCCTCTACACACACTGG TGTCTAAAGGTATCAAGTTGGTGGAAGCAGAGCCAGGAGCAGCAGAAGAGCTGCTTGGCTACTTGGAAGCTGCAGTGATGGACAGTCTGGACGAGAAGACTGTGAGCAG GTCATCGTGGGAGGCGGCTCAGGAGTGGGCATTGCCCGTCCAGTTCTGTCATCTCCACGCTCTGACTCTCAGCTCTGCTTACCCTGCCCACTGTGCACGTGACGGACAATACATGCACTTCCTGTTGTTTGTCCAACTGCATCACTTCCCGCCATCGCAG GTTCAGTCACTGCTAGCACAGTTTGGGCCTGCTCTCCAGGATCACCTGAGGCTCGCCTTTCAAAACCTGCATGTTTTCAGTCAGGGCTCCTCGGAGGGGCAGGAGTCCCCCCGTGAGTTGTTTCAGGTGCTCCTGAGGAGCCAGGAGAGACCAGAGCCTACCAGGTACCTGCTGCACGAGGCGCTGGGGCAACACTGTCCGACCTTAGCTGTGCTGGCCTCTTGTACAAAG GAGGTGGAGCTGCTCcagtgcctgtgtgtgtggcttCTCTCCTCCATCGATAATGTGACTGCTGAAGAAGCCACCTCGCACCTGGCTGACATGCCTCAGCACCCTCAGTGGACCCTGCACGACCTATCAATCATCTGGAGGACGCTGCTGGGGCGGGGCCTTGTCAGGCCACTTCTACGAGGCTTCCAACTCTTCCAGAGg GACTGTCCCCTGCTTGCGGTGCTCAGCATGTTTGAGTTGTGCTGCGACTTCAAGAACTTTTCTGAGGCCAAAGTGAAGCTTCTTGACTTCCAAAGGACGCTCGTCACC CTGAAGAGTAGCAACCAGGCACCCCCAGCTGGACTCCCTCTGCAATGGCTGGAAAGTCAGGCGTCCACTTTGCTCCTCATCATGTTGCAGCGCTGCTCCTCCCAATACCACCTCCACCGCCTCCTGCTTCTCCTCGCCGACGTTGACAAACTCCTCAAAACTGACG gTCCGGATTTCAGAAAGCTGAGTCAACTGAGTCAGCTCCTGCAGGGGTCAGATGTCAGCGTCTCTCCCAGGTTGCTCCAGTGCAATTCCTCCTCTGTTCAGCAGTTGGAGTTCCAAGCCACAGTGGATGATCTACAGTCGCGGGGGTTCTATTCACAAGCCCGACAGGTGGCGATGCTGGCTGACCTTCCCGTCCACCGTCTCCTGCTGTGTCAG CTGCTCCAGGAAGTCCAGTGTCAGCGGTCCAAACGTCAGTGGTCCAGACTGGAGACCCGTGTGACCTTTTGGAAAAGGTGTCACCAGCAGCTGCAGGCTGAGAGCGCTAATCCTGAATCGGCTTCCCAGTTCCTCCTGTCACAGGCGGAATCTTTGAAGTCGGACCCTTCTGCGGTACCGGAGGCTCAGTCCGAGTTGTTGGCAGCCCGAGAGCGCTGCCTGCTACTCGGGATGGCCGCTCATTGGCTCTCCCAGTGCAACCCACCTCCGGCGGACCAGCTGGAGATCCTAGAGAAGAAACTGTGGATCAGTTTGGTCCGGCAGCATGCCCTGGTAGCTGCCATGGAGAGGGAGAGCGTTTTTAACCTGCCGTCGCCTGCTGTCACGTCTGACATGAACACGTATGAAGTCCTCATGAAGGAGTTTTCCTTCTCCAACATATCAGAGCTCAACACTGACACGCTCCTTAGTCTGGAAGGGCTTCCTGGCCCAGCTGAGGAGCATCTGGATGTGGATCCAGTTCTGAATCCAGCAGAGAAGAACACTCTGGCTGTGCTGGTTGATGGCTTATTAGACAAAGGAAGCATCCATGAAGCAAGCCGCGTGTGCCGATACTTCTCCCTGTATCATCCAGATGTCTGGCTGGTTCTACGCTGCAGAGGCTTGGCGTCCGGAGAACTCAGCTCCGAAACTCAAGACGTGCCTGAGGGTCCGCCAATGAGGCTCCTACACACCT CACCGTCGCTGAGCAGCTTGTCATCCTTTGTGATGCTTCCTCTTCCTGAAGACAAGCTGGCAGCGCAGCTCCAGAAGCTTGTGGATCAGTGTAGCCATGGCAACAACTACTGCAAACAAGTCCTCAGCCTCTACCAGCTGTCCAAG GAGCTGCAGTGTTCCTTCAGTCACATGACAAGGGAGGACCCACGCTGTGTTTTGGAGAAGCTACTGCTGTCTGAGCAGCCGGAGCGCTTCCGGAATGCTCAGGTCTTCATCAAAGCTCGGAGCTTCTCTGCTGAAGTTGTGGCCGAGTTGGTGGCGTCCTCGTTGGTTCACGCGCTGCTGGCAGCCACCCAGGAGCTGCAACCTG AGAGGCAAGCGTTCAGACCATCAGAGGGGCGGGAACCTTTGATCCAGCTGATCACATTGTGTGAAGACCCAAATCTGGTGGGAATGAAAGTTCTGGAAAAACTCAAAAGTGTCCCACTGAGGGACTTGAGCTGCA TTGTGGAATTGCTGATTGTGGCCCACGACTGCTTCAGTCTGACCTGCAACATGGAGGGAATCGTCAGAGTGCTTCAAGCTGCCCGGCACGTAAGCCACGCCTACTTGGCGCCCAGTGAGCACTACGGCCTGCTG GTGCGCCTGCTGACCGGAATGGGCAGATACAACGAGATGACGTACGTGTTTGACCTGCTGCATCAGAACCATCGCTTTGAGATGCTGCTGAGGAAGAAGATAGACACAGACAGAGGACAG AGCTCCAGCCTGAAGACGGCACTGCTGGACTACATCAAACGCTGCCTGCCTGCAGACAGCGAGAAGCACaacatggtggcgctgtgtttcaGCATGAGGAGGGAGATCGGTGAGAACCATGAGATGGCAGCCCGGACGCAGCTGAAGATCATCGAGTCTCAGCCATGGG TGGTGTCTCCTGAGCTGAAAAGCTCTCTGCTCAAAGTCTTGGCTCTCTTGAAGGACGCTGCAGAGAGCTTCTCCAAG GATGCGTGCGTGCACCAGGCGAGTCGCTGCGTGCGCACGGCCAAGCTGGTCACTCTCCAGCTCCACTTCCTTAATCAAGGCTCCGACCTCCGTGTGGTCAATCTGCGTCCAGCTGACATGCACCATGCCCTCATGACGCTGCCCCGATGCTATCAC GTGCTGGTGGTGTCGGAGGCGTACAACTACAGCCCGGATTGGGTGGAGCTAGTATACAACAAAGTGCTTCTCAACGGAGACTTTGCCTACTTGGAGGAACTCAAACGCCATCGCCCCCTGACTTCCAGCTTCTTCCAAGACGTTTTCAATAA GCTGGAGGGCGCCCCTAGCGGTGTCACGGTAAATGTGCGACGCTTGCTGGCATACTGTGATGACGTATACGTACGTTACCGGCTGGCGTACCAGCGCAACCTCCACGATGTCACCAAAACCCTGCTGCAGGACGCCATGACATCCAGCTACCTCAATGACAAAATCAGCTGA